In a single window of the Bacillus mycoides genome:
- a CDS encoding choloylglycine hydrolase family protein: protein MCTSLTLQTKNGQHLFARTMDFTLDLNQEVIIIPRHYQWNNITGEIINTKHATVGMGINHQGRVIMADGVNEAGMTCATLYFPGFATYSKSIDNNKTNLAPFDFVTWSLTQFNSVKELKKSVDSITFLDIPLPDLGLTPPLHWILADKWGDCIVLEPTNEGLKMYDNPLGVMTNSPEFSWHLQNLRQYIGLKSQPFAPTEWSNVPLSAFGQGSGSMGLPGDFTPPSRFVRAAYGKQNIQGIDSEEEGVSALFHILSNCEVPKGGVITEEGALDNTIYTSVMCMESGTYYYHTYDCRQIIAIHLFHENLDTDEIKAYPFQRKQKIFYEN from the coding sequence ATGTGTACTAGTTTGACATTACAGACAAAAAACGGTCAGCACCTTTTTGCAAGAACGATGGATTTTACATTAGATTTGAATCAAGAAGTAATAATCATTCCTCGACATTACCAGTGGAATAATATAACTGGTGAAATCATTAATACGAAACATGCTACGGTCGGAATGGGGATTAATCATCAAGGAAGGGTCATTATGGCGGACGGAGTAAATGAAGCAGGTATGACATGTGCAACACTCTATTTTCCAGGATTCGCTACTTATAGTAAAAGTATAGATAATAACAAAACGAATTTGGCTCCATTTGATTTTGTGACTTGGAGTCTCACACAATTCAATTCTGTCAAAGAGTTAAAGAAATCTGTAGATAGCATTACCTTTTTGGATATACCATTACCGGATTTAGGACTTACGCCGCCACTCCATTGGATTTTAGCGGATAAATGGGGAGATTGCATTGTACTGGAGCCAACAAATGAAGGATTAAAAATGTATGACAACCCACTAGGAGTGATGACGAATAGTCCGGAGTTTAGTTGGCATTTACAAAATTTAAGACAATATATTGGCCTTAAATCGCAGCCATTCGCGCCAACAGAGTGGAGTAATGTACCATTAAGTGCTTTTGGTCAGGGCTCAGGTTCAATGGGACTTCCAGGGGATTTCACCCCGCCATCAAGGTTTGTGCGAGCAGCATATGGCAAACAAAACATTCAAGGTATAGATAGTGAAGAAGAGGGAGTATCGGCCCTTTTTCATATCTTATCAAATTGCGAGGTTCCTAAAGGCGGAGTAATAACAGAAGAAGGTGCATTAGATAATACCATTTATACAAGCGTAATGTGTATGGAGTCCGGAACATATTATTATCATACTTACGATTGTAGACAAATTATAGCCATTCATTTATTTCATGAAAATTTAGATACAGATGAGATTAAAGCCTATCCGTTCCAACGGAAACAAAAAATATTTTATGAAAACTAA
- the mutS gene encoding DNA mismatch repair protein MutS, with product MTQYTPMIQQYLKVKADYQDAFLFFRLGDFYEMFFEDAVKAAHELEITLTSRDGGSSERIPMCGVPHHAAKNYIEQLVEKGYKVAVCEQVEDPKTAKGVVRREVVQLITPGTMMEGRTIDEKENNFLAALTHFEDGSYALACNDLTTGQNTVTLLTGSVEDILLEVYATGSKEIVVDSTFSKDELNKLTETLKMTISYEDATTIPEGLEHLVKSVSQAKLIKAIGRLFNYVIRTQKRSLDHLQPVEIYYTNQFMKIDVHSKRNLELTETLRTKEKTGSLLWLLDKTKTAMGGRMLKQWMERPLIQKEKVEERLEMVETFVNDYFLREDLKEKLKEVYDLERLAGKVAFGNVNARDLLQLRRSLLQVPAILEAISLLDNAYAARLIQGADPCESLTELLGRSIQENPPLSIKDGDIIKDGYNDKLDQYRYVSKNGKTWIAELEKRERDITGVKSLKIGYNRIFGYYIEVTKANLAALPEGRYERKQTLANAERFITDELKEKETLILEAEEKIVQLEYDLFTALREEVKVFIPKLQHLAKVISELDVLQSFATVSEEEQFVKPVLTNKREIFIKDGRHPVVEKVLNGKLYVPNDCIMPEKMDVFLITGPNMSGKSTYMRQLALVTVMSQIGCFVPATEAVLPVFDQIFTRIGAADDLISGQSTFMVEMLEAKNAIANASERSLILFDEIGRGTSTYDGMALAQAIIEHIHDQIGAKTLFSTHYHELTVLEESLDQLKNVHVSAIEENGKVVFLHKIQDGAADKSYGIHVAQLAELPESLIARAKEVLAQLEGQEEIVIPKRVEVKVPEVAPEPVVVKEEPAEIQEKKEETEEDSQLSFFGGEQSSKNQDKPVLNPKETAVLAQIKKIDLLDMTPLEAMNELYRLQKKLKKG from the coding sequence ATGACGCAATATACGCCTATGATACAGCAATACTTAAAGGTTAAGGCAGACTATCAAGATGCCTTTTTATTTTTCCGATTAGGTGATTTTTATGAAATGTTCTTTGAAGATGCGGTTAAAGCAGCTCATGAACTTGAAATTACATTAACGAGCCGAGATGGTGGTAGTAGTGAACGTATACCGATGTGTGGTGTACCGCATCATGCAGCTAAAAATTATATTGAACAACTTGTTGAAAAAGGATATAAAGTAGCTGTTTGTGAGCAAGTGGAAGACCCAAAAACAGCTAAAGGTGTAGTACGTCGTGAAGTAGTACAACTAATTACGCCAGGAACGATGATGGAAGGGCGTACAATAGACGAGAAGGAGAATAACTTCTTAGCAGCATTAACACATTTCGAAGATGGATCTTATGCGCTAGCTTGTAATGACTTAACGACTGGACAAAATACAGTGACGTTATTAACTGGTTCAGTAGAAGATATTTTATTAGAAGTGTATGCGACTGGTTCAAAAGAAATTGTTGTAGATTCTACATTTTCAAAAGATGAATTAAATAAGTTAACTGAAACATTAAAAATGACGATTTCGTATGAAGATGCAACAACTATTCCAGAAGGATTAGAACATCTTGTGAAAAGTGTTTCCCAAGCAAAATTAATTAAAGCAATTGGACGCTTATTTAACTATGTGATAAGAACACAAAAACGTTCGTTAGATCACTTGCAACCAGTAGAAATTTATTACACGAATCAATTTATGAAAATTGATGTGCATTCAAAACGCAATTTAGAGTTAACAGAGACTCTTCGCACGAAGGAAAAGACAGGCTCATTATTATGGCTATTAGACAAAACAAAAACGGCTATGGGTGGGCGTATGTTAAAACAGTGGATGGAACGTCCACTTATCCAGAAAGAAAAAGTTGAAGAGCGTTTAGAAATGGTTGAAACGTTTGTAAATGATTACTTCTTACGTGAAGATTTAAAAGAAAAGTTAAAAGAAGTATATGATTTAGAGCGTTTAGCAGGGAAAGTTGCATTTGGTAATGTAAATGCACGGGACTTATTACAATTAAGACGTTCTTTACTGCAAGTACCAGCTATTTTAGAAGCGATTAGTCTTTTAGATAATGCTTATGCAGCAAGGTTAATTCAAGGTGCAGATCCATGTGAGAGCTTAACTGAATTACTGGGAAGAAGTATTCAAGAAAACCCACCGCTTTCTATTAAAGATGGAGATATTATTAAAGATGGTTATAATGATAAGCTTGATCAATATCGTTACGTTAGTAAAAACGGAAAAACGTGGATTGCTGAGCTTGAAAAACGAGAGCGTGATATTACAGGGGTTAAATCATTAAAAATTGGGTACAACCGTATTTTCGGCTACTATATTGAAGTGACGAAGGCTAATCTTGCAGCACTTCCAGAAGGGCGCTATGAGCGTAAACAAACACTTGCAAATGCAGAGCGTTTCATAACAGATGAGCTAAAAGAAAAAGAAACATTAATCTTAGAAGCAGAAGAGAAAATTGTACAATTAGAATACGATTTATTTACAGCACTTCGCGAAGAAGTAAAAGTATTCATTCCGAAATTACAGCATTTAGCGAAAGTAATTAGTGAACTAGACGTACTGCAAAGCTTTGCGACAGTTAGTGAAGAAGAGCAGTTTGTAAAACCTGTTTTAACAAATAAGCGCGAAATCTTTATTAAAGATGGTCGTCATCCTGTCGTTGAAAAAGTATTGAACGGGAAATTGTATGTACCGAATGATTGTATTATGCCGGAGAAGATGGATGTCTTTTTAATTACAGGACCGAACATGTCTGGTAAAAGTACGTATATGAGACAATTAGCACTTGTTACTGTTATGTCACAAATTGGTTGTTTTGTACCAGCGACAGAAGCAGTATTACCTGTCTTCGATCAAATCTTTACGAGAATTGGTGCAGCGGATGATTTAATCTCAGGTCAAAGTACATTTATGGTTGAAATGTTAGAAGCGAAAAATGCAATTGCAAATGCATCAGAGAGAAGTTTAATTTTATTCGATGAAATTGGACGCGGTACATCTACGTATGATGGTATGGCACTTGCGCAAGCAATCATTGAACATATTCATGACCAAATTGGTGCGAAAACATTATTCTCTACACATTATCATGAATTAACAGTGTTAGAAGAAAGTTTAGACCAACTAAAGAATGTACATGTTTCAGCAATTGAAGAGAATGGAAAAGTAGTTTTCCTTCATAAAATTCAAGATGGAGCGGCTGATAAAAGTTACGGAATTCACGTTGCTCAACTTGCCGAGCTTCCAGAGAGCTTAATCGCTCGCGCGAAAGAAGTGTTAGCACAACTAGAAGGACAGGAAGAAATTGTTATTCCGAAACGAGTAGAAGTGAAAGTGCCAGAAGTCGCTCCAGAACCAGTTGTTGTAAAAGAAGAACCAGCAGAAATACAAGAAAAGAAAGAAGAGACTGAAGAAGATTCACAACTATCTTTCTTTGGAGGAGAACAGTCTTCGAAAAATCAAGACAAGCCTGTGCTAAATCCAAAAGAAACGGCAGTACTTGCGCAAATTAAAAAAATTGATTTACTTGATATGACACCTTTAGAGGCGATGAACGAACTGTATCGCTTGCAGAAAAAGTTAAAGAAAGGATGA
- the mutL gene encoding DNA mismatch repair endonuclease MutL, whose product MGKIRKLDDQLSNLIAAGEVVERPASVVKELVENSIDANSTSIEIHLEEAGLSKIRIIDNGDGIAEEDCIVAFERHATSKIKDENDLFRIRTLGFRGEALPSIASVSELELITSTGDAPGTHLSIKGGDIIKQEKTASRKGTDITVQNLFFNTPARLKYMKTIHTELGNITDIVYRIAMSHPEVSLKLFHNEKKLLHTSGNGDVRQVLASIYSIQVAKKLIPIEAESLDFTIKGYVTLPEVTRASRNYMSTIVNGRYVRNFVLMKAIQQGYHTLLPIGRYPIGFLSIEMDPMLVDVNVHPAKLEVRFSKEQELLKLIEETLQAAFKKIQLIPDAGVTTKKKEKDESVQEQFKFEHTKPRESSMPNIVLPTGMDEKQEETTTVKQPAQLWQPPKQEWQPPQSLVREEQSWQPSSKPVIEQTVREEKEWTSNDDDFELEELEEEVGEIEEIEMNGNDLPPLYPIGQMHGTYIFAQNDNGLYMIDQHAAQERINYEYFRDKVGRVAQEVQELLVPYRIDLSLTEFLRVEEQLEELKKVGLFLEQFGHQSFIVRSHPTWFPKGQETEIIDEMMEQVVKLKKVDIKKLREEAAIMMSCKASIKANQYLTNDQIFALLEELRTTTNPYTCPHGRPILVHHSTYELEKMFKRVM is encoded by the coding sequence ATGGGGAAAATTCGCAAACTCGATGATCAACTCTCTAACTTAATTGCGGCAGGGGAAGTAGTAGAGCGCCCTGCCTCAGTTGTAAAAGAACTCGTGGAAAATTCCATCGATGCGAATAGTACATCTATTGAAATCCACTTAGAAGAAGCTGGATTATCGAAGATTCGCATCATCGATAATGGAGATGGTATTGCTGAAGAAGATTGTATCGTTGCATTTGAACGACACGCAACGAGTAAAATTAAAGATGAAAATGATTTATTTCGTATAAGAACGCTCGGTTTCCGCGGAGAGGCCCTGCCGAGTATTGCCTCAGTGAGTGAATTAGAATTAATTACGAGCACAGGTGATGCGCCTGGTACACACCTTAGTATTAAAGGTGGAGACATTATAAAACAAGAGAAAACGGCAAGCCGAAAAGGAACAGATATTACTGTACAAAACTTATTTTTTAATACACCAGCGCGTCTTAAATATATGAAAACTATTCATACAGAGCTTGGGAACATTACAGATATCGTGTATCGTATTGCAATGTCACATCCAGAAGTATCGTTAAAACTGTTTCATAATGAAAAGAAATTGCTTCATACATCAGGAAACGGTGATGTAAGACAAGTACTTGCATCGATTTACAGCATTCAAGTTGCGAAGAAGCTTATTCCGATTGAAGCTGAGTCTCTAGACTTTACAATTAAAGGTTATGTAACATTACCAGAAGTAACGAGAGCGTCGCGTAACTATATGTCAACGATTGTAAATGGCCGTTACGTTCGAAATTTCGTATTAATGAAAGCAATTCAGCAAGGATATCATACGTTATTGCCAATCGGACGATACCCAATCGGCTTCTTATCAATTGAAATGGATCCAATGCTTGTTGATGTCAACGTACATCCAGCAAAATTAGAAGTACGCTTTAGTAAAGAACAAGAATTGCTAAAGCTTATCGAAGAAACATTGCAAGCTGCATTCAAAAAAATACAACTCATTCCAGATGCTGGTGTAACAACGAAGAAAAAAGAAAAAGATGAAAGTGTGCAAGAACAGTTCAAGTTTGAGCATACAAAACCGAGAGAATCATCTATGCCTAACATCGTTTTACCAACAGGAATGGATGAGAAACAAGAAGAAACAACGACTGTAAAACAACCAGCACAACTGTGGCAACCGCCGAAGCAAGAATGGCAACCACCACAGTCACTAGTAAGAGAAGAGCAAAGCTGGCAGCCATCCTCTAAGCCGGTAATAGAACAAACGGTTCGAGAGGAAAAGGAATGGACTAGCAACGATGACGATTTTGAATTAGAGGAATTGGAAGAAGAAGTCGGGGAGATAGAAGAGATTGAAATGAACGGTAATGACTTACCGCCGCTTTATCCAATTGGACAGATGCACGGAACATATATTTTCGCTCAAAATGATAATGGGTTATATATGATTGATCAGCACGCAGCGCAGGAACGTATCAATTATGAATATTTCCGTGATAAAGTAGGAAGAGTAGCGCAAGAAGTACAAGAACTACTTGTACCGTACCGTATTGACTTATCTCTTACTGAATTTTTACGTGTCGAAGAGCAGCTGGAAGAACTAAAAAAAGTCGGACTATTTTTAGAGCAATTCGGCCATCAATCCTTTATTGTCCGTTCGCATCCAACGTGGTTCCCAAAAGGACAAGAAACAGAAATCATTGATGAAATGATGGAGCAAGTCGTAAAACTGAAAAAAGTAGACATAAAAAAACTACGCGAAGAAGCAGCGATTATGATGAGCTGTAAAGCTTCAATTAAAGCAAATCAATATTTAACGAACGATCAAATATTCGCTTTACTCGAAGAACTACGTACAACAACAAATCCATACACATGTCCGCATGGAAGACCGATTCTGGTGCATCATTCTACTTATGAGTTGGAGAAGATGTTTAAGAGGGTTATGTAG
- the cotE gene encoding outer spore coat protein CotE gives MSEFREIITKAVVGKGRKYTKSTHTCESNNEPTSILGCWVINHSYEARKNGKHVEIEGFYDVNTWYSFDGNTKTEVVTERVNYNDEVSIGYRDKNFSGDDLEIIARVIQPPNCLEALVSPNGNKIVVTVEREFVTEVVGETKICVSVNPEGCVESDEDFQVDDDEFEELDPNFIVDAEEE, from the coding sequence ATGTCCGAATTTAGAGAGATTATTACAAAAGCAGTGGTTGGAAAAGGACGTAAGTATACAAAGTCAACGCATACATGTGAATCGAATAATGAGCCAACAAGTATTTTAGGGTGCTGGGTAATTAACCATTCGTACGAAGCGAGAAAGAATGGAAAACATGTGGAAATTGAAGGTTTCTATGATGTAAACACTTGGTATTCATTTGATGGAAACACAAAGACTGAAGTTGTAACAGAACGTGTTAACTACAATGATGAAGTAAGTATTGGGTATCGTGATAAAAACTTCTCTGGTGACGATTTAGAAATTATCGCTCGTGTAATTCAGCCGCCAAATTGTTTAGAAGCTCTTGTATCGCCAAATGGTAATAAAATTGTTGTGACGGTAGAACGTGAATTTGTAACAGAAGTAGTTGGGGAAACGAAAATTTGTGTAAGTGTAAATCCTGAAGGTTGCGTAGAATCAGACGAGGATTTCCAAGTCGATGATGATGAGTTTGAAGAATTAGATCCGAACTTTATCGTCGATGCAGAAGAAGAGTAA
- a CDS encoding RicAFT regulatory complex protein RicA family protein — MKVYTKDEIVEQAKELAKMISETEEVDFFKRAEAQIHKNENVKRAIDEIKALQKQAVNLQHYGKWEALKKVEAEIDALQDKLDNIPVVQEFKSSQTYVNDLLQLVASTISNNVTDEILVSTGGDVLKGETGAAVESKKGNCGC, encoded by the coding sequence ATGAAAGTATATACGAAAGATGAAATTGTTGAGCAAGCGAAAGAATTAGCGAAAATGATCTCTGAAACAGAAGAAGTCGATTTCTTTAAGCGAGCAGAAGCACAAATTCATAAAAATGAAAATGTAAAGCGAGCAATTGATGAAATAAAAGCTTTGCAAAAACAAGCAGTAAACTTGCAACATTATGGGAAATGGGAAGCTTTGAAAAAAGTAGAAGCTGAAATTGATGCACTTCAAGATAAGTTAGATAATATCCCAGTTGTACAGGAGTTTAAATCTTCACAAACGTATGTAAATGACTTACTACAGCTAGTTGCTAGTACCATTTCTAACAATGTAACAGATGAAATATTAGTTTCAACTGGCGGCGATGTGTTGAAGGGTGAAACTGGTGCAGCAGTAGAAAGTAAAAAAGGAAATTGTGGTTGTTAA